From the genome of Nasonia vitripennis strain AsymCx chromosome 1, Nvit_psr_1.1, whole genome shotgun sequence, one region includes:
- the LOC103315500 gene encoding chymotrypsinogen A, producing the protein MNLQFKFCAIVFFALVQRSLSMMKAMKDDHSRTAECGCPAVWQRQPRQLRSHDPDNGAPGRSTGRIFNGKPSRRGSWPWQVSLQLLHPKLGFIGHWCGGVLIDESWVLTAAHCVHNDLFNLPIGALWTAVVGEWELDSGGRGSARLPVERVILHERFENYVHDIALMKLARPAPLSKVVRTICLPAEDEEPRAGLECVTSGWGRSGPSPSLSSALLEANVPLLELAECLKAYGKSVPIRDGHLCAGNTDGSSGSCVGDSGGPLQCRRPDGVWQLVGVTSFGSGCARPGFPDVYTKIQYYSPWIRDTIANDVNR; encoded by the exons ATGAATCTGCAGTTCAAGTTCTGCGCTATCGTGTTCTTCGCGCTCGTGCAGAGGAGCCTGTCGATGATGAAGGCTATGAAGGACGATCACTCTA GAACGGCAGAATGTGGATGTCCAGCAGTCTGGCAGCGGCAGCCGCGTCAGCTGAGAAGCCACGACCCGGACAACGGGGCGCCAGGCAGGTCGACCGGGCGCATCTTCAACGGTAAGCCGAGCAGGCGAGGCTCTTGGCCCTGGCAGGTCTCCTTGCAGTTGCTACATCCTAAGCTCGGTTTCATTGGCCACTGGTGCGGTGGTGTACTCATTGACGAGAGCTGGGTTCTCACGGCTGCCCACTGCGTGCACAA CGACCTCTTCAACTTGCCAATCGGGGCACTTTGGACGGCGGTGGTAGGCGAGTGGGAGCTCGATTCAGGTGGTCGCGGATCTGCACGGCTGCCAGTCGAGCGGGTGATACTTCACGAGAGATTCGAGAATTATGTGCACGACATTG CCCTGATGAAGCTAGCGCGTCCAGCGCCACTGTCCAAGGTCGTGCGGACGATTTGCTTACCAGCCGAGGACGAGGAGCCGAGGGCAGGTCTGGAGTGCGTGACATCGGGTTGGGGTCGCTCGGGTCCGTCGCCGTCGTTGTCGAGTGCCCTACTCGAGGCGAACGTGCCGCTACTCGAACTCGCCGAGTGTCTCAAGGCTTATGGGAAGTCGGTGCCTATCAGGGATGGACATCTGTGCGCTGGGAATACCGATGGATCCAGTGGCAGTTGCGTG GGCGACTCTGGCGGTCCACTGCAGTGTCGTAGGCCCGACGGCGTTTGGCAGCTGGTCGGCGTGACGTCCTTCGGCTCGGGCTGCGCCAGGCCTGGCTTTCCAGACGTCTACACCAAGATTCAGTATTACTCCCCTTGGATCCGGGACACCATCGCCAACGACGTAAACAGATAA
- the WRNexo gene encoding Werner Syndrome-like exonuclease: MSKRTASSTAIAASTRQPRPITAWLKENKSKKEKEAKENSDESESKKLKPTLRVQLELLDENILKKVQANNEPVKNQSQNKQDLQENKKEVQPSGLRRSARKLPPGEKPIEKPVPREPDIEDLPPILFKGRINYVSEFHDCARVCDTLLTQVENSKDRVVAIGFDLEWPFSFQTGSGKTALAQICLNEKECHLLHIYNLKKLPASLIALLSHSKVKLVGVNIKNDVWKLTRDFKEFPGQKVVDNNCLDCGPYANSVLNRSCRWSLERLTAYLLKKRISKDSSVRRSKWHIQPLSDKQKLYAATDAYVSLLLHLTIEQQEVLNQARLEEQEEAAVAVFFS, encoded by the exons ATGTCGAAACGGACGGCCAGTAGTACTGCGATTGCCGCCTCGACGAGGCAACCGCGGCCGATAACCGCTTGGCTCAAAGAG AACAAGAGCAAGAAGGAGAAAGAGGCGAAGGAAAACAGTGATGAGAGCGAATCCAAAAAGCTCAAACCTACTCTGAGAGTACAGCTTGAACTACTTGATgagaatattttgaaaaaggtCCAAGCGAATAATGAACCAGTGAAAAATCAGTCTCAGAATAAACAG GATTTGCAAGAAAACAAGAAAGAAGTACAGCCTTCAGGTCTTAGACGGTCAGCTAGAAAACTCCCACCGGGTGAAAAG CCAATAGAGAAACcagttccaagagaaccagatattgaagatctgCCTCCAATTTTATTTAAGGGGCGGATAAATTATGTTAGTGAATTTCATGATTGTGCCCGTGTCTGTGATACATTGTT AACTCAAGTTGAAAATAGTAAAGATCGTGTTGTTGCAATTGGCTTTGACTTGGAATGGCCATTTAGCTTTCAGACTGGAAGTGGAAAAACTGCCTTGGCTCAGATTTGCTTGAATGAAAAAGAGTGCCACttattacatatatacaatcttaaaaaattacccGCAAGCTTGATTGCACTACTAAGTCACTCTAAAGTCAAACTTGTTGGAGTTAATATCAAGAA CGATGTTTGGAAATTGACAAGAGATTTCAAAGAATTTCCAGGACagaaagttgttgacaataatTGTCTAGACTGCGGCCCATACGCAAATTCAGTTCTAAATAGATCTTGCCGCTGGAGTTTGGAACGCTTGACAGCATATTTG ttGAAAAAACGAATAAGTAAAGATTCATCTGTACGAAGAAGTAAATGGCATATTCAGCCACTGAGtgacaaacaaaaattgtATGCTGCCACTGATGCTTAT GTCTCATTACTTCTTCACCTGACAATAGAGCAGCAAGAAGTCCTGAATCAGGCAAGATTAGAGGAGCAAGAAGAAGCAGCGGTGGCGGTGTTTTTTTCGTAA
- the LOC100123657 gene encoding DNA (cytosine-5)-methyltransferase 1 yields MSESTNSTTKEEKDPVEKDEAKPGGSRDDGKEKRTSNRKRKASTSDPVALADEVKAKLKVKISSKKKKGKKSSKVFSKKSIKDKSPKEKKKTGSRSKKARTEPPVEVPQDASVAVHNELLPPEVLICTTAEVHNEMNSAEIVTDANIEICSDLTVEVAQLEDTRVYEAQEPLQSIDNEDDKKEDQDFDSESCNATLAFTDAESETSRSNYEKFMIDTQNRSNEFLLGFNSKLKPELTMIDPEAKEVREDQEEAMDICKNASNCTKDDLDSEKTMIEVQDTIIDEALLDFNNKQELQLAVLATETVNANPVELNQQKDVEVGKDDDEAMDTCEDFNKDLLKENIEANENEEIDVCGDNDDAEEVHHAMELTEVNADSSNKHTDEGSKEQNKIIDSCKHEQNQESKSLKIKTLKLKTSKSSKQSSSKSSKSRDRKKSKNKSRKDSTTATTSPDPYYKVNKQDDISCRICEQTLNYQLKFYTGEPENGYDEELAIIDSRLLLFNGDEENISREDTRAYNKITSFSVYCNNGHLCPFDSGLIERDVEIYFSGYVKPIYSDDPSIENGVPGKNFGPIVEWWSTGFDIGEQPTVAISTEIGDYILMEPSDEYKPFMHSVLIKILIGKIVIEYLVYEPHATYEDLLNKLQSASSKYDILPNMTEDVLLEYAPFIYLQVMSYDETAKLNEPLMLVAPCIRRLIDLAGISFKVNRGVSSRGQFHKYQERRAGEYRKELLRKVAENRGDNSITSQLIDSLLPDVEEKLITLSKPCTRDPCGSCDRCQRSSCKECEPCSQKNYEDCPRRRCFYREIQEANDEDAKDSVNLSQLKGNSSISVFKKTINIFSSFNAKLEWLGDPLIVEGSGNTFYAAVKHEEETVCVGDFVLVRSVDQSVPAQVVKIAYMWEDNVGLAHFHANLYWWGKDTVLGELARPNELFSINKCNNISVNCITERINIDERYMPRNQDVSTDEDIKANNIFCEKSYDPSDGSFHDLTKPEEVSVLPTHRSCINCEGKHRRSERVEPRTVDELGKKEEGTLYRAVIYKDEEYIVGSCVYLKPKSLYFQFPMLLDHAKSSGKISKKIDEEKYPELYRKAEDAVIDSKFDMPAPFDIGYITEIFTTDKLYIKVKKLYRPENTHRNEVLIKQNDMNMLYWSNEVCTVSFNYVVRKCYVAHIKDFSKSVEEWSNLGPDRFYFMQMYHDKKFTDIERNMYGCEDVPLDPPIDYPDVDAMTSLEIFAGCGGLSLGLRESGVIKKLGSWAIESDVDAANTFQLNNPDITVLVGHPDIVLKNAMKGEFEDSDGKLLPRKDDVEFLCATLPCENYKTMTDITVFKHSYIATFLSYCDYYKPSLFILEADEKLIKRSFVLKLTLACLVSMGYQVTFDLMQVGCYGAPQNRRRSVLLGAAPDSVLPKFPERLHVFPKPLCELGIVIDSKKYTQDTFWTESAPYRSVTVQDALIDLPTTKVAITEEMNYDAKSTSLFSKIMRLNMLEPTVFNHVCKDLGPLVECRISQIPLAVGSDWRNLPNIEMQLKDESYAKKLIYNYDDVEAGKSSNGELRGVCSCASGERCDPRDRQHGCLIPWHLVHSARKNKHWAGIYSRLQWDGFFNGAITNPQPLGTQGPVLHPTQPRVVSVRECARAQGFPDEFVLPQKIGIHNMYRIIGRASSPFLGRAIGHEIARSLAARHRK; encoded by the exons ATGAGCGAATCGACGAATAGCACAACGAAGGAGGAAAAGGATCCCGTAGAGAAAGACGAGGCAAAGCCCGGCGGATCGCGCGACGATGGCAAGGAGAAGAGGACTAGCAACAGGAAAAGAAAGGCCTCGACCAGCGATCCCGTGGCTCTGGCGGATGAGGTGAAGGCCAAACTGAAGGTGAAGATATCTAGTAAGAAGAAAAAGGGCAAGAAGTCTTCTAAGGTCTTCTCGAAGAAAAGCATTAAGGACAAGTCTCCcaaggagaagaaaaagaccGGCAGTAGGAGCAAGAAAGCCAGAACAGAGCCACCTGTAGAGGTTCCGCAAGATGCCAGTGTTGCAGTCCACAACGAGCTACTGCCTCCAGAGGTTTTGATATGCACGACTGCTGAAGTTCACAATGAGATGAACTCTGCAGAGATTGTAACCGATGCAAATATTGAGATTTGCAGTGATTTAACCGTAGAAGTTGCACAACTGGAAGACACGCGTGTTTATGAAGCTCAAGAGCCGTTGCAAAGTATAGACAATGAAgatgataaaaaagaagatcAAGATTTTGACAGCGAATCTTGCAATGCCACTTTGGCTTTTACAGATGCAGAGAGTGAGACTTCCAGGAGTAACTATGAAAAGTTTATGATCGATACTCAAAACCGATCAAATGAGTTTCTGTTGGGTTTCAATAGCAAATTGAAACCTGAATTGACCATGATCGATCCAGAGGCTAAAGAAGTAAGAGAAGATCAGGAAGAAGCAATGGATATATGTAAAAATGCTAGTAACTGCACGAAAGATGATTTGGACAGTGAGAAGACTATGATTGAAGTACAAGATACTATAATTGATGAGGCTCTGTTGGATTTTAATAACAAACAAGAACTCCAATTGGCAGTATTAGCTACAGAGACAGTAAATGCAAATCCTGTGGAATTGAACCAACAGAAAGATGTAGAAGTAGGAAAAGATGACGATGAAGCAATGGATACATGTGAAGATTTTAATAAGGATCTATTAAAAGAGAATATAGAAGctaatgaaaatgaagaaattgATGTATGTGGAGATAATGATGATGCTGAAGAGGTTCATCATGCAATGGAGTTGACTGAAGTAAATGCTGATTCTTCGAATAAACACACAGATGAAGGGAGCAAGGAACAGAACAAAATTATAGATTCATGCAAGCATGAACAAAATCAAGAAAGTAAAtcacttaaaataaaaactttaaaattaaaaacatcaaAATCTTCCAAGCAAAGTTCATCTAAATCTTCAAAATCAagagatagaaaaaaaagcaagaacaaaAGTAGAAAAGATTCCACGACAGCTACCACAAGTCCTGACCCTTATTATAAAGTTAACAAGCAAGATGATATTTCCTGCAGAATTTGTGAACAAACGTTGAACTACCAATTAAAGTTTTATACTGGTGAACCTGAAAATGGCTATGATGAGGAACTTGCTATTATAGATTCTCGTTTGTTACTCTTTAATGGAGATGAAGAAAATATTTCTAGAGAAGATACCAGAGCCTACAATAAAATTACTTCATTCAG TGTGTACTGCAATAATGGCCATCTTTGTCCCTTTGATTCTGGACTGATTGAAAGAGACGTTGAAATTTACTTCTCAGGATATGTCAAGCCCATCTATAGTGATGATCCATCAATAGAAAATGGGGTTCCAGGTAAAAACTTTGGCCCTATTGTGGAATGGTGGTCGACAGGCTTTGATATTGGAGAGCAGCCAACTGTGGCTATAAGCACCGAAATAGGAGACTACATCCTAATGGAACCATCTGACGAATATAAGCCATTCATGCATTCAGTTCttataaaaattctaattgGCAAAATCGTTATTGAGTATCTTGTTTATGAACCACACGCTACTTACGAAGATTTGCTGAATAAACTCCAG agTGCCTCATCGAAATACGACATTTTGCCGAACATGACGGAAGACGTACTTTTAGAGTATGCACCGTTTATCTACCTCCAGGTGATGTCATATGATGAAACTGCCAAGCTAAACGAACCGTTAATGCTTGTTGCGCCTTGCATTCGCCGACTCATCGATCTCGCCGGAATCTCGTTTAAAGTGAATCGCGGAGTATCTTCCCGAGGACAG TTTCACAAGTATCAAGAGCGAAGGGCTGGCGAGTACAGAAAAGAACTGCTGCGCAAAGTAGCTGAAAACAGAGGTGACAATTCGATTACTAGCCAACTGATCGACTCGCTGTTGCCTGACGTGGAGGAAAAGCTGATAACTTTGTCGAAGCCGTGTACCAGAGATCCTTGCGGTAGCTGCGATCGTTGCCAACGATCCAGTTGCAAGGAATGCGAACCCTGTTCGCAAAAAAATTACGAGGACTGCCCTCGGCGACGTTGCTTCTACCGTGAAATTCAA GAAGCGAACGACGAGGACGCAAAGGACAGCGTAAATCTCTCGCAATTGAAAGGAAACAGTAGCATAAGTGTCTTCAAGAAAACGATCAACATTTTCTCGAGTTTTAATGCAAAACTTGAATGGTTGGGCGATCCGCTAATAGTCGAAGGCTCTGGTAATACTTTCTACGCGGCTGTAAAACACGAAGAAGAGACAGTCTGCGTTGGTGACTTTGTACTCGTACGGTCGGTAGACCAGAGTGTCCCTGCACAGGTAGTCAAGATCGCCTACATGTGGGAGGATAACGTGGGACTAGCTCACTTTCACGCCAACCTTTACTGGTGGGGCAAAGATACAGTGCTCGGTGAGCTGGCTCGCCCCAACGAGCTTTTTTCCATTAACAAGTGCAATAATATATCAGTCAACTGTATCACTGAAAGGATCAACATCGACGAGAGGTATATGCCCAGAAACCAGGATGTAAGCACAGACGAGGACATAAAGGCGAACAACATTTTCTGTGAAAAGTCGTATGATCCGTCAGACGGATCTTTTCACGATCTGACAAAGCCAGAGGAAGTATCAGTTTTACCGACTCATCGGTCGTGCATCAACTGCGAGGGTAAGCACCGACGAAGCGAACGAGTTGAGCCTCGAACTGTTGATGAGCTCGGTAAAAAGGAAGAAGGGACATTGTACCGTGCCGTAATATACAAAGACGAGGAGTACATCGTGGGAAGCTGCGTTTACCTCAAGCCGAAGTCTCTTTACTTTCAGTTTCCTATGCTGCTGGATCATG CGAAATCGTCCggaaaaattagtaaaaagaTAGACGAAGAAAAGTATCCAGAACTTTACAGAAAAGCCGAAGATGCAGTAATCGATTCCAAATTCGACATGCCGGCACCGTTTGATATAGGGTATATTACCGAGATATTTACCACGGACAAGCTGTACATCAAAGTCAAAAAACTATATCGGCCGGAAAATACTCATAGAAATGAAGTTTTAATTAAACAGAATGACATGAACATGCTTTATTGGAGTAATGAAG TATGTACGGTTTCATTCAATTACGTTGTACGAAAATGTTACGTAGCGCACATAAAAGATTTCAGTAAGAGTGTAGAAGAGTGGTCCAATCTTGGACCCGATCGTTTTTACTTCATGCAAATGTACCACGATAAGAAATTTACCGACATTGAAAGAAACATGTATGGCTGTGAAGATGTACCGCTTGACCCTCCAATTGATTATCCGGATGTAGATGCAATGACATCTCTAGAGATATTTGCTGGTTGCGGTG GTCTATCATTGGGTTTACGCGAATCTGGCGTGATAAAGAAACTTGGCAGTTGGGCCATAGAAAGTGATGTAGATGCAGCTAATACGTTTCAGCTAAATAATCCTGATATTACTGTTTTGGTGGGGCATCCTGATatcgttttaaaaaatgctatGAAG GGTGAATTCGAAGATTCAGATGGAAAACTTTTACCCCGCAAAGATGATGTTGAGTTTTTATGCGCTACTCTGCCGTgtgaaaattacaaaactatGACTGATATTACTGTTTTCAAGCATTCGTACATTGCAACATTTTTGTCGTACTGCGATTATTACAAACCATCACTGTTTATTTTAGAAGCTGAtgagaaattaattaaaaggAGTTTTGTCCTTAAATTAACTTTAGCTTGCCTTGTCAGTATGGGCTACCAGGTGACGTTCGATTTAATGCAAGTCGGCTGTTATGGTGCACCTCAAAATCGAAGAag ATCAGTACTATTGGGTGCCGCGCCAGATTCAGTGCTACCTAAATTTCCGGAACGTCTTCATGTATTTCCCAAACCTTTATGCGAGTTGGGAATTGTTATAGATAGTAAAAAG tACACACAAGACACTTTTTGGACTGAGTCAGCGCCTTATAGGTCTGTAACAGTACAAGATGCTTTAATAGATTTGCCAACTACAAAAGTGGCAATTACGGAAGAAATGAATTACGACGCGAAGTCTACATCCCTTTTCTCGAAAATC atGAGATTAAACATGCTTGAGCCAACTGTGTTTAATCACGTATGTAAGGATTTAGGTCCTCTAGTAGAATGCAGGATAAGTCAGATACCACTAGCGGTTGGATCGGATTGGCGAAATCTACCAAACATCGAGATGCAACTAAAGGACGAAAGCTATGCCAAAAAACT AATATACAACTATGATGACGTTGAAGCGGGAAAGAGTTCGAACGGCGAGCTTAGAGGCGTCTGTAGCTGTGCGTCTGGCGAAAGATGCGACCCTCGCGATAGACAGCATGGCTGCTTAATTCCTTGGCATTTAGTGCATTCGGCCAGAAAAAATAAGCACTGGGCCGGTATCTATTCCAGGCTTCAATGGGACGGGTTCTTCAATGGCGCCATAACCAACCCCCAGCCCTTAGGGACGCAG GGTCCTGTGTTGCACCCGACACAACCGCGAGTGGTAAGCGTACGCGAGTGCGCCCGAGCTCAAGGTTTTCCCGACGAATTCGTACTACCTCAGAAGATCGGCATCCATAACATGTATCGGATAATCGGCCGAGCCTCGTCGCCCTTCCTTGGTCGCGCCATAGGTCACGAGATTGCTCGCAGCTTAGCCGCTAGGCATCGCAAGTGA